A window from Mus caroli chromosome 2, CAROLI_EIJ_v1.1, whole genome shotgun sequence encodes these proteins:
- the LOC110306041 gene encoding odorant-binding protein 2a-like has protein sequence MKSLLLTILLLGLVAILKAQEAPPDDQEDFSGIWYTQAMVCDRNHTDGKRPMKVFPMTIVALEGGNLEAQLTFWDNGHCHMKKFLMHKTDEPRKYTAFKGKKTIYIQETSVKGYYILYCEGQRHGKSHRKGKLIGTNSEKNQEALEEFKKFAMSKGFREENIIVPEQLDQCVSASN, from the exons ATGAAGAGCCTGCTTCTCACCATCCTGCTGCTGGGGCTGGTGGCTATCCTGAAGGCTCAGGAAGCCCCACCAGATGACCAGGAGGAT TTCTCTGGGATCTGGTACACACAGGCCATGGTATGTGACAGGAATCACACAGATGGGAAGAGACCTATGAAAGTGTTCCCTATGACCATAGTAGCCCTGGAAGGAGGGAACTTAGAGGCCCAGCTAACATTCTG GGACAATGGTCATTGTCACATGAAAAAATTTTTGATGCATAAAACTGATGAGCCTCGCAAGTACACTGCCT TCAAGGGCAAGAAGACCATCTATATTCAGGAGACTTCTGTAAAGGGCTACTACATCTTGTATTGTGAAGGCCAGCGCCATGGGAAGTCACACCGGAAGGGGAAACTCATAG GGACAAACTCTGAGAAAAACCAAGAGGCCCtggaagaattcaagaaatttgCAATGAGCAAGGGATTCAGAGAAGAAAACATCATCGTACCTGAGCAGCTGG ATCAGTGTGTGTCTGCGAGTAACTAA